The following proteins come from a genomic window of Gossypium raimondii isolate GPD5lz chromosome 5, ASM2569854v1, whole genome shotgun sequence:
- the LOC105767501 gene encoding EG45-like domain containing protein — protein sequence MKKKMASPCLFIRTPDTHKRVLIKKFMGVFFDFAGEMPNQQRPWRLSLFIVFFLVATFFNPSLADVGTAAHYSPPYLPTACFGNDASQFPTNNLFAAAGDGIWDNGASCGRQYLVRCISAATPGTCNPSQTIQIRIVDRAETSVSRPSANGATIILSNTAFGAIANPSAASVNIEFQQV from the exons atgaaaaaaaaaatggcatCACCATGCTTATTTATAAGAACTCCCGACACCCACAAACGTGTGCTTATTAAGAAATTCATGGGAGTCTTCTTTGATTTTGCAGGAGAAATGCCGAACCAGCAGCGTCCATGGCGTCTATCGCTGTTCATCGTCTTCTTCCTCGTAGCAACGTTCTTTAATCCGTCTTTGGCCGATGTTGGCACTGCTGCCCATTACAGCCCCCCATATCTTC CCACCGCCTGCTTCGGGAACGATGCTTCCCAGTTCCCGACGAACAACTTGTTCGCAGCGGCAGGGGATGGAATATGGGACAACGGAGCTTCCTGTGGACGGCAATACTTGGTGAGATGCATCAGTGCGGCTACCCCAGGAACTTGTAATCCAAGTCAAACCATTCAAATCAGGATAGTTGATCGAGCGGAGACATCGGTGTCTAGGCCTTCCGCCAATGGTGCTACCATTATTCTTTCCAATACTGCTTTCGGCGCCATTGCAAACCCCTCCGCCGCATCTGTTAACATCGAATTCCAACA ggtttga
- the LOC105769581 gene encoding glucan endo-1,3-beta-glucosidase, translating to MTAVFILIGVLLQLFTATTGIGVNYGMTADNLPPPSVVANFLKTQTIFDSVKLFDANPDVLRAFANTGISVSVTIGNGDIPGLTNTVTARRWVADHISPFHPQTKIKYICVGTEVLFSKNDVWINNLVPAMRSLHYALNKAGFQDIKVTSAHALNIFRRDTIPSLMRFMVGYDQSFFAPLLQFHQRTKSPFMVNPYPYFSPDITRRLNYALFKPNSGIYDKYTKKNYTNMFDSILDSTYTAMKALGYGNVEIAIGETGWPTQGDATSPFATMENAISYNGHVIKEIVSGKGTPLMPNRTFETYMFALFNENQKPGPLVEKYWGMFNPDLTPIYDVGLLRRGQSAPTPATPAPSSSKNFCVPKVDVSNTQLQSNLDYACGQEGIDCTPIQPGGACYEPNTLRAHAAFAMNTYYRTKGESYFSCDFAGTGQITTVDPSYPNCRFV from the exons ATGACTGCTGTCTTTATCCTCATCGGCGTACTTCTTCAACTCTTCACGGCCACCACTGGCATTGGAGTGAACTATGGCATGACTGCAGACAACCTTCCACCTCCATCTGTCGTTGCCAATTTCCTTAAAACCCAAACTATTTTCGACAGTGTCAAGTTGTTCGACGCTAATCCTGATGTCCTTCGAGCTTTTGCAAACACTGGAATTTCGGTTTCTGTCACGATTGGCAATGGGGATATTCCTGGTCTTACCAACACTGTTACGGCGCGAAGATGGGTTGCTGATCATATTAGCCCGTTTCATCCTCAAACGAAGATCAAATACATATGCGTTGGTACCGAAGTCTTGTTCTCGAAAAACGATGTTTGGATTAATAACCTTGTGCCGGCTATGCGGAGTCTTCATTATGCCTTGAATAAAGCTGGATTTCAAGACATTAAG GTCACGAGTGCTCATGCACTTAACATATTCCGACGGGATACGATACCAAGTTTGATGCGGTTCATGGTCGGATATGATCAAAGTTTCTTTGCACCCTTACTCCAATTCCATCAACGGACCAAATCACCTTTCATGGTCAACCCCTATCCTTACTTTAGCCCGGACATAACGAGAAGATTGAATTATGCACTTTTCAAGCCAAACAGTGGAATCTATGACAAATATACTAAGAAAAATTACACCAATATGTTTGATTCTATCTTGGACTCGACTTATACTGCCATGAAAGCCCTTGGCTATGGAAATGTGGAGATTGCCATTGGTGAGACTGGTTGGCCGACACAAGGTGATGCCACCAGCCCTTTCGCCACCATGGAAAATGCAATTTCTTACAATGGGCATGTGATCAAGGAAATTGTTTCGGGCAAAGGAACACCTTTGATGCCGAACCGCACTTTCGAGACATATATGTTTGCATTGTTTAACGAGAATCAAAAACCAGGTCCATTGGTTGAGAAATACTGGGGAATGTTTAATCCCGACTTGACCCCTATTTATGATGTCGGGCTTCTACGAAGAGGGCAG TCGGCACCAACACCAGCAACTCCAGCACCATCATCCAGCAAGAATTTCTGTGTTCCGAAAGTCGATGTTAGCAACACTCAGCTGCAATCGAACCTGGATTATGCATGCGGTCAAGAAGGCATTGATTGCACACCGATTCAGCCCGGAGGAGCATGCTATGAACCCAACACTCTCCGGGCTCATGCTGCCTTCGCGATGAATACTTACTATCGAACCAAAGGTGAGAGCTATTTCAGCTGCGATTTCGCCGGCACCGGTCAAATCACCACCGTCGATCCAA GTTATCCTAACTGCCGTTTCGTCTGA
- the LOC105770249 gene encoding probable protein phosphatase 2C 22 isoform X1: MKGNDEFGCLDNPITSEGKPPNPRTPSFGLQSATTDGVLKPCKKSLVRHPSLQVKSKALDIAIGNGYEVENCGAEFTPIIRSGAWADIGFRTRMEDVYLRIDDFTHDYGLKKCADVPNAFYGVFDGHGGKHAADFACYHLPRFIVEDQNFPEEIERIVASAFLQTDTAFAEACALDSALASGATALTALVLGRMLVVANVGDCRAVLCRRGKAIEMSRDHKPNCNRERKRIEALGGSVYDGYLNGQLNVARALGDWHIEGMKDANGGPLSAEPELMTADLTEEDEFLIIGCDGLWDVFRSQNAVDFARRRLQEHNDPAMCSKDLVDEALKRKSEDNLTVVVVCFQSNPPPNLVAPRARVRRSFSAEGLRELQSLLDGLGN; encoded by the exons ATGAAGGGAAACGACGAATTTGGTTGTTTAGATAATCCGATTACGAGCGAGGGTAAGCCGCCGAATCCTCGTACGCCATCGTTTGGACTGCAGAGTGCTACTACTGATGGCGTTTTGAAGCCTTGTAAGAAGTCCCTCGTTCGACACCCCTCTCTT CAGGTGAAGTCAAAGGCATTGGATATTGCTATTGGAAATGGATACGAGGTGGAAAACTGTGGTGCTGAATTCACCCCTATTATCCGTTCCGGAGCATGGGCTGACATAGGGTTTAGAACGAGAATGGAAGATGTATATCTGCGAATTGATGATTTCACGCATGATTACGGTCTCAAGAAATGTGCTGATGTGCCCAATGCCTTTTATGGG GTGTTTGATGGACATGGCGGGAAGCATGCTGCTGACTTTGCTTGCTATCATTTGCCAAGGTTCATTGTTGAGGATCAAAACTTTCCTGAAGAGATTGAGAGGATTGTTGCTTCAGCTTTTCTGCAAACTGATACAGCTTTTGCAGAAGCTTGTGCACTGGATTCAGCCCTTGCTTCTGGTGCCACTGCTTTGACAGCTCTTGTTCTTGGGAG AATGTTGGTTGTGGCAAATGTTGGAGATTGTCGAGCCGTTTTATGTCGTCGTGGCAAAGCAATTGAAATGTCAAGAGATCACAAACCCAATTGCAATAGAGAGAGAAAGCGCATTGAGGCATTAGGAGGTTCCGTCTATGATGGTTACCTCAACGGACAACTTAATGTGGCTCGTGCATTAGGGGATTGGCACATTGAAGGAATGAAAGATGCAAATGGAGGACCACTAAGTGCAGAGCCCGAGCTTATGACTGCAGATCTGACAGAGGAAGATGAATTCCTTATCATAGGATGTGATGGGCTTTGGGATGTTTTCCGTAGCCAAAATGCAGTTGATTTTGCTAGGCGGAGACTTCAAGAGCATAATGATCCTGCCATGTGCAGTAAGGATCTGGTGGATGAAGCTTTGAAAAGGAAAAGCGAGGATAACTTGACTGTTGTGGTGGTTTGCTTTCAATCCAATCCGCCCCCAAACTTGGTTGCCCCCCGTGCGAGAGTGCGGAGGAGCTTTTCTGCAGAGGGATTGAGAGAGTTGCAAAGCTTGTTGGATGGTTTGGGAAACTAA
- the LOC105770249 gene encoding probable protein phosphatase 2C 22 isoform X2 produces the protein MKGNDEFGCLDNPITSEGKPPNPRTPSFGLQSATTDGVLKPCKKSLVRHPSLVKSKALDIAIGNGYEVENCGAEFTPIIRSGAWADIGFRTRMEDVYLRIDDFTHDYGLKKCADVPNAFYGVFDGHGGKHAADFACYHLPRFIVEDQNFPEEIERIVASAFLQTDTAFAEACALDSALASGATALTALVLGRMLVVANVGDCRAVLCRRGKAIEMSRDHKPNCNRERKRIEALGGSVYDGYLNGQLNVARALGDWHIEGMKDANGGPLSAEPELMTADLTEEDEFLIIGCDGLWDVFRSQNAVDFARRRLQEHNDPAMCSKDLVDEALKRKSEDNLTVVVVCFQSNPPPNLVAPRARVRRSFSAEGLRELQSLLDGLGN, from the exons ATGAAGGGAAACGACGAATTTGGTTGTTTAGATAATCCGATTACGAGCGAGGGTAAGCCGCCGAATCCTCGTACGCCATCGTTTGGACTGCAGAGTGCTACTACTGATGGCGTTTTGAAGCCTTGTAAGAAGTCCCTCGTTCGACACCCCTCTCTT GTGAAGTCAAAGGCATTGGATATTGCTATTGGAAATGGATACGAGGTGGAAAACTGTGGTGCTGAATTCACCCCTATTATCCGTTCCGGAGCATGGGCTGACATAGGGTTTAGAACGAGAATGGAAGATGTATATCTGCGAATTGATGATTTCACGCATGATTACGGTCTCAAGAAATGTGCTGATGTGCCCAATGCCTTTTATGGG GTGTTTGATGGACATGGCGGGAAGCATGCTGCTGACTTTGCTTGCTATCATTTGCCAAGGTTCATTGTTGAGGATCAAAACTTTCCTGAAGAGATTGAGAGGATTGTTGCTTCAGCTTTTCTGCAAACTGATACAGCTTTTGCAGAAGCTTGTGCACTGGATTCAGCCCTTGCTTCTGGTGCCACTGCTTTGACAGCTCTTGTTCTTGGGAG AATGTTGGTTGTGGCAAATGTTGGAGATTGTCGAGCCGTTTTATGTCGTCGTGGCAAAGCAATTGAAATGTCAAGAGATCACAAACCCAATTGCAATAGAGAGAGAAAGCGCATTGAGGCATTAGGAGGTTCCGTCTATGATGGTTACCTCAACGGACAACTTAATGTGGCTCGTGCATTAGGGGATTGGCACATTGAAGGAATGAAAGATGCAAATGGAGGACCACTAAGTGCAGAGCCCGAGCTTATGACTGCAGATCTGACAGAGGAAGATGAATTCCTTATCATAGGATGTGATGGGCTTTGGGATGTTTTCCGTAGCCAAAATGCAGTTGATTTTGCTAGGCGGAGACTTCAAGAGCATAATGATCCTGCCATGTGCAGTAAGGATCTGGTGGATGAAGCTTTGAAAAGGAAAAGCGAGGATAACTTGACTGTTGTGGTGGTTTGCTTTCAATCCAATCCGCCCCCAAACTTGGTTGCCCCCCGTGCGAGAGTGCGGAGGAGCTTTTCTGCAGAGGGATTGAGAGAGTTGCAAAGCTTGTTGGATGGTTTGGGAAACTAA